The Thunnus albacares chromosome 13, fThuAlb1.1, whole genome shotgun sequence genome segment CTAAGATACATCCTAGCAGCTACCGGACTGTATTTTCCGTGATGTGTGAGGATGATGTGCATCGTAACGTAAGTCAGTCAGTATAACGTTAGCTATTAGCAACTACGTTTTagcacacagctgctgtggGTTCAGATGTTGACATCACCGAAATAAGATCAGCCAGAAGCACAGCGAGGGATGTTACGTTATTAAGTGTTAATGTCTGTTCCCCTCCAAATAGTGTTCCCACATGTGACAACAGTACGGTACCCTCACTGCAATAAGTTGCTGTAAGTTGTTTAGGCTAACTGTTGGAGATGTGCTGTTTGCTGAAAAAGAGcctgtcatctgcagctcttcatcaaacatctcactgtaGCTGtttctgatctgctgaacaaatatCTCCAAATCTTGTATCgacttgtttttattgaagaataAATCCTGcagttatatacacatttaaacacTTGACTTGAAATTTAATATCCGATAAGTTCTTCATGATAAAATCCTTATGAAGCATTatgaggcagcagcagcaggaaattaCAGGAAGAGCAGGAGTTACATCCAGGTTACTACTATATCTTACAGGTAATCGCACCCATTCAACCCAAGTTACAGTGCAAGAACAGGTGTTTGGGGCGCGGAGTGGGAATGAAAGAGGGGCCACTCTCCCTATTACACGTCAGTGTACcatcaaaatgattttgaaGCTGTTATTTTAAGGTAAAATAGTTGCATAATGTTGCTTTAAGATGGCTTTCTGGGTGCTCTTGGATATATTATGTTTCCAGAATAGTGGAGCAAAATCATTGGCAAGAAAGTTTGACTATTTCTGTATAAtgattcaaaatgtttgttgcaGGGTTGGATTCCCTGTAAATTCTAACTGAGCAATTTCTAGTATATAGATTGAAAAAGCCACATAGTTACACAGTTAGAAATATTGATGCATAACTCCTTGTAAAAGTATTAAAGACCGATGTGAaagatttagtggtatctagcggtgaggttgcagattgcgaCCAACTGAAcatccctccccttccaagcatgtaggagaacctacgttGGCCacgaaacttgtgaaaaacacGAAtggtcctctctagagccaatgtttggtttgtccattctgggctactgtagaaacatggcggtgcaacatggtgggctccatggaagaggacctacTCATGATGTAGATACAAAGGGCTCaatctaaggtaacaaaaagaCTTATTTTCATGGTATTATACACTAATTGAAAgatacttatgaatattatgttaCATTTCTGCCAGATCCATTTCTCTAGATGCCTCTAAATTTTACACATTGTGCCTTTAAGAAAGGTGGGCTattttatgatatgatatatatcCTTTATTTGATTCTGCTGAAAAACACTCAccaatgaaaatgtgcaaaagcACTGGCAACAATTCTGATTAAACTGAATTGACAGTGGTTTGCACGCTTCTCTCCATCAAAAAGTAATTACATACATGTTTTGTCAGTAATACTATGTCAAGGCATTATGTCATGGtatgtacattaaaaaaattcaaAGTGATTCTGCCTCTTCAGTGCAATGACTAACAGGAAGAATTTTTGACACCTATTTCAGCAACCTCCAGGATAATCCTTGACAAAAGTACTTTGCTTCAATATTGGTCCGATGGATATATCGAAAACTAGAGCTACACCAAAGCAAAACCAAAGACCAAAACAGCCCTggtcacaaaacacacagcccaaaaaccagcacacagctggaCTAAATCACCCATTCAGTGCACAGTCAACACCATGCATCCACTGCTACCTGAGgcacaaacaaactttttaacAAAACAACCTAAATGGACGAGCCCCCGTTCATCATGTCATGTGGCTcaagtggccacaacaaaaggGAGACACACCATGATAAAGCTTCCacaaaagatatttatttaagcAAATTTAAGAGATAACTGAATATTTAGAATATAAGGCATGGAAGTTTGCAggatctgtgtttgtgtgtgtgtgtggaaaggCGCATGAAAGCAAGGTTAAACAACTAAACCAACGTAACCAAATCAAAAAGGAGATGAgcaaagctgcagcagcagaggggtgttccatcaacgcagctaaagaaagctgcgCTTACTTGAAAAAGCCCGGCTAGAATCAACTTTCATTTGAGGGTCAAGCTGTTCCACTAACGCCACTTAGCCATGTCTGGTCAACGCTTAGTCTAGCCAGACTGGGATAAGCTTgcagtgtgtgcgtgcacgGAGTACACAAGCAGCCCAGAACAGTCGATACCATgttgcaaaaagaagagaaaactagagCAGAGTTCTTCTCCGCAGcagaacaaacctgctgatgaaactatatgaagaatataaagtaGTTTTCACCAAAAAGGACAAAACTGCTACAATTAACAAGGTGAAGGAGATGGCTTGGCATAAACAGAACAGCATAAATTTTGTCTTTGAATGATTCTGTCtcagagctttttgatccatataaacgcctgatcactataagcagttaccactgtatacatttaaacacagcagaaggaCACGGTTTGGACTttatgtaattttctttttgttttcacagcttgaacaaaatgagtgaatgaataaataaataacttcaaaataacgctaagcttttaaataaaagggttcACTCAAACACAGAAGTGACCACGAATAAAATGAGGATTTActtaattatttttgtaaaagtccctcacagttcttctgttttatgtttccGAACATGGACAAGTGATACGAGTGCgaaaagacacttgatggaCGTGTCTTTTGAGAATCTGTTTCCGTCTGTCGGATATTCTTTGACATGCAGCTGAATTAAGTTGACCGTTAGCTAGTTCTGTTGgctaagttaccatggttactgagctgggaCTCATAAGCCACAGTGATGTAAGGGAGGCTTATCGAAATAAGCTAGGCTATCCTGTTAGCCAGCTTGATGTGACACCCCCCAGTGCTGCAGCCAGGACTTCAATAACCTGGAAACACACCGGGTCCTTCAGGTGTTACAGGTTAGATAACGAGCACCtgcagagagcagacagacaggtgtctcACGCAGCAACCACAAGATGACAGGGCTCATCTCAATGTTACCAATTGCCTTTTTATgcaatttatcattttgtccTCACAATAGTAATgttcttacttttttttacttatttttccatgtgtttcctGCCATAATGACAGGAACAGCTGTTGGAACAGCTGTATGATATTCATCTTCAGATGACTCCCCTGAGTTGCTTTCCATAACTTCAGATAGGTCTTCAAGACAGCAAACAAAGGGAAATGGCATCCAATTAAATATGGGCAAATTAAAATTATACAGGCAACAGACAactttttgattttgatttttaaatgctcaaaaatatgttcCCATGACTCTTTTGCATTTGACtatgttaatgtgtttgaaATCATCACTGAAACTCATGTCAGTTGATTTTCTGATGATTGCCAGGtacaaaaaaaggaacaaatagTCGAATATTTGTATTGAATGGCCAAATCCAATTTGACTGACAAAATTCTGAGTTGTGTACAACCCTACTAGTGATACATTACTTTTGTATCCATCCTTTGACTTCTTCTctacaaaacattcaaatagtGTGTTTTTGGTTgattgaaaactttttttttagatggGCTACATCTGTTatagtggttaaaaaaaatgcaaaattgtaTGTATAATAGTCATATGATGTATGATTACCAAAACATACTCAGTCCTGAAAATGTTCAAAGGGGGTATGTTATGTTACATAAAACTATGGTACATTGTATTTTCATGCTGAGGTTTACCTTTTCATTTAGCACTGCAGGCACTAATGGAACATCTCCTCACACTGTCTCATGGACAAGCTGCAGTAGGATACTCTATCAACAAGGATATGCTTGTAGAAAACCTGAAGAAGAGGATTCTAGTAGCATCGCGCTTGGTCCAGGATGCAACGGCTGGGCATGCAATAGATGAAGCCCCGCCAAAAGACCTTATTCAACACTGCAAAGGAGCAAGGAAGAGGTATGTGCAGTATGTGGaggatgaaaagaagaaaaagaccaAACTGCTAATGAGAAGTAAAGGAAGGACCTCCACCATGAAATGGCAAATATCAAAGCAAAACAGCAAAGAATAATGCAAAGCACTGGACAATGAAGAAAGAAGCAGACAAAATGTCAGTCAGGGCAGATAAAAAACAGGACTTTACATTACTGTCAAAATCAAATGCCTACTGCAAAAGTGTTATAGAGAAAAGGGAAGAGCTGGCAGCTCTAGCAAAAACTCTGGAAAACCTGCAGGAGAGTGTCAAGAGACTACACTAAACtcaatgaacatttttatttgaatgagacatttgctttattttatactgATCACTGCAGGATGAATATCCATGATACAGCAGGTATATTTTGAGTTacttaaaaatgaacatttgtgGCCACAAACATTTGGATGTTATTCAGTTCTACTTAGGCCATTTTATGTTTAGGCTATGTACTGATCATCCTGATATTatcctttttatttatgtatttatttatttaggagTAAGGCGGGTGCCAGATACTTTTGCtggctctttatttttttcttagcttaatttttattttttagagaaagggagaggagagaaagctGAGGTGAGAATTGCTCAAGCCATCATTGTAACTTGGTTATACTAATAAAGTGAAGCGCTGTAcatctgcaggtgtgtttgcatTATTCTATGATCAATTTGTCATAATTTCTAAGCATGTAAGAGATGATTTCATAGATAATTTATAACTTTAGACTGCATGTCTATGGTTAGAGAAACATATAAGTGTATAGTGAGATCCGTCTTTCATACCAGTTAGAACATCATTGAAAGTCTTGGAAAATGATCTCTAGCTAGTGTCTTTATTTGAATCTAACCTTTTTATGTTATAGGTTTGTTAAGggttaacagaaaaaaatgtgaacaggTCAAattttgcagtatttttcaattttattttagtgtAAATTAGCAGTAAATTACTTGCTACTAAGTTGCATTActtttacagtatatactgtaattttATAACTGTATACTGCTATATCACAGTAATAATGTGGACATTTTTACTGTGAAATCACAGTTCAAAACAGTAAGCAGCATATTGTGATATTACAGTAATTTGCGGTGCATTTTACTGTAAAGTCAGTGCATTACAGTAATGCTACAGCAACATACTGCTATATCGCAATAATTTGATGGCACAACAGACTGAAGTCACAGTATATAACCGTCATTACAATAATTTATTGTGAAAGTGCCACAGTAACTTACTGTGAAAGTAATGCAACTAGTAGCCAGTAATTGACTATAAACTCACAATCAAATATCTTATAATGCAGGCTACTTTAGCCTATGCTATAATGATATATTCTGGCAGGAATTTGGGAATACTCAGTTGTTACAGAGTactcagtgagtcagtcagaAGTTATGCAAGAAGTAAACCTGGAGCCCACCTGACTGCTGGAAAACAACCAAAGGCTCTTTTAAGACTCACACACTTCagataaaacacaaattgtGTTCATAATGTACACAAAATGTTGATGGCTAGtgttaatgtgtaaaaatataagCTGCATTCAAAACACTGATGGttgatatattaaaaaaatattggttaTGTTGCTGATACAAGATCAACGgtcaacatttaaaataataaatagtcTTTATGTGTAGAAATCACACTTAACAATGGTTATTGTATATATTAGCCAACATGAAACTTACACACATCATTGGAAACTAAATATACTAGTTGCCATTAATTacaatttataattattaatctgGAGATTTGCTGACCAGCTCCAAAAAGCCTCATTAGGAGACACTCAGCTATGAAACAGTGATTGTAATAAAAACTCATAAAAGGAGGTAAAAATCCAACAGTGATTTAGAAAGGAGGGTAGTTGTACAGTTATAAGGTTAAATATTTTAAGGGGCTTTGCTTTAAAACACAAGGGAAATAATTTTGATCTCTTTCCAAATCAATTATTATGTGTGTGATCTGTCCATTCAACATATAATCAAATTCTCAAGACAATTTACTTACCGTTCAGTGTCATCCTgagttttttctgtttgatttgagTGAGATTGAATTAAAGGTCTATGACTACAATATTAAGAACTGCAGCCACTCACTACACAACATAAGGAGTCAATTTATCTGAAGTACTGTAGCTTATAAAACACTACATGGTTAAACATATTATAATCAGGATGCTGCTCTTTAGAGAAGTTGtgtggctcttaaaagagcctTTGATCAGGTTCACATGTTCAGACTGATGACAGCTCACTTCTTCTTGGGTGCTGCCTTCTTGGCTTTGGGTTTGGCGACCTTCTTTGCTGGAGCTTTCTTAGCTGCAGGAGCCTTTTTCACCACTTTCTTGGGGCTCTTGGCGGCCTTCTTGGGGCTCTTGGCTGTTTTCTTGGCCGCTGCGGGCTTCTTGACCTTCTTGGGGGATTTCTTAGCGGCTGCTGTCTTCTTAGCTGCCGCTGTCTTGGGCTTCTTAGCCGCTGCGGGTTTCTTGGGGCTCTTGGCGGGCTTCTTGGCTTTAGGAGCAGCTTTCTTTGCGGGTTTCTTGGCCTTGGTCTCAACCTTCTTGCTCATCTTGAAGGATCCAGAGGCGCCGATCCCCTTAGTCTGGACCAGAGTCCCCTTGGCCACCAGGCTCTTGATGGCGGTCTTAACGCGGGCCTTGTTCTTCTCCACATCGTAGCCTCCGGCAGCCAGAGCCTTCTTCAGGGCGGCTGCAGACACGCCGCTCCGCTCCTTGGACGCGGCCACAGTCTTCACGATCAGCTCGCTGACGCTGGGGCCAGTCTTCTTCGGCTTGGAGACCTTCTTCTTGGCCACTTTCGCCGGAGCGGCGGCGGCGGGAGCTGGAGCAACTTCGGCCATTATTTCCTCTGAGTTCAGATCCGACACGAAACAATCTGAGAGTCTGAGTTGACTGTTGGAGAGTCTGAGGCAGCAGGCTGCACTTAAACACACCATGAGAACCGTGGAGACTCAGTCCTGCTGCTGCCTTACTCTGTGCAGCGTCAATGTCTGacacttgtgttttctcttagtgataaaagactgaaaaatcAGTGTGTGAGAAGTGTTGAAGGCTGACAGTGAAGTCAGCAGATAGCGGACTTGTGTCTCTTCATATTGAAGTCATGTAGAGCTCTGATgttctctgctttttctttgaGGAGCGAACAAACCTCACCTGATCACCGCCGTGGACAGCGCTGCTCAGCGGCTTTTCGCTCTCATTTCTCCCctaaaatgctgtaaaatgCATCAGAGCTTCaccaaaaacagtttttcagcTGGTTTACATGTTTGTTCACAGACTCAAAGTAAAAACAACCTTCTATTGATCATCAGTTTGTTATAAAATGAAGCGATTCTGGTCGCAGCAAACACACTGACGAGGCTCCTGATGCCGTTTAGCCAGACTTCCTGTCAGAGCTGCTCTGTCAACATTTCTTCTCTTATTCTGAGGACtatttttaatagaaataacACTTTTCTCTGAAGTCAGTGCAACAAACAAGAAGTGTATTACACTTCTTATTTATACAGTGTGAATCTTTTTATTTAGTCAGTGAAATTCATATTAACCTCATTCAAAACTTCGAGTACAACAGTGTTTTTACAGAGACTCTACCGACCTGAGACAAACTATCTGGCACTGTTtaatatacataatgtataatttatatttgtatatttctgaaagttaaatattgaaaaCGTGTTTATTTTAAGAGGAAATGAtggaataaaatcatttaaagtgtttcctgaaacacatttttccatTATGGATTCGAGTTGGAGATCTCTCCATGTGGAAAATAAGAGGAGGCAAAACCAGATATGGCCCTTTTTATTGACTATTTTATGGAGATTTTATTACACAATACCAACATTTATAAATAGACTCCAGTGGTTTACTCAGTGAGAGACTGCCACCCACCGTGTTGGAGCTACTACcaccaaacaacaaaattatAGTTATTCATCCAGCTTCTCTCAAATTAACTGCTAATAAATGCTGATAATTTACCCATTGATAATGATGGAATTAAGGAATGTATTAATGGGTTATGGTGAGGTGCAGTATGTAGATTTTAGTGGCATCtggcagaacagacttggcagaataTTCCAGATCTTTAGCTCACTTCCAGCAGCTAAACTTAGACCGTTATTATCACTGAACTTCCCAATTAGCCTATATTTATCAATCCAGTTCCTCTCAAATAAACTactaataattaataatatttcattGTTCCAAGATTGAATAGGGGTTTTCTAAAGGTTGTCTATACAAACATGAATCAATAACTGGAATCTCCTTCCATTCATACCACATATGATTTGATTTAGTAACTAAGACCTTGTATCCCCATTCATATAATCATTGTTTCATATTCTGTAAATCTTCTGGAATATTTTTAATCACATAGTTAATATTTCACCCTCTTTCCCGGATTGCTCCATCATCTGCATTTAATGAAACACTTACATCTCTATTTACTTCTCTAAAAATATCATTAATCATGATGTTGAAAAGGGTATGACTAATTACACCTCCTGGACGCCAATATTAAACTCATCTTAAGTATCTGAACCAACTTGAACCCTGATATGTagtcaaataaaagaaatgtatttaacatgtatttaatttaatgatgGGCTGATTATTACAAcagtaataacattttttttttttaagggacATGTAAGAAAAGTTGTGTTTTCTCCTCGCTTTTGGTCACTTTCTGTAGTTTATCAACATAAACGTTCACAGCAGATTTATTAAAGTTACTTTAATCAAAGTTTATCCTCTGTAGCTCACTGCCAAAAATTTAGAAAATGTGGGCGGTACCGCAGAGTTTGGCGCCTCCCAGCAGAGCTCACGCGCCTACCGACTTCTTTTACGTCCGCCGATGATCTTTATATAGCGCTTGTCAAACAGTCAGCAGTAGACTCGACTTAGTCAACGTCTAAACAAATAGAGAAAACATGAGTGGAAGAGGCAAGGGAGGTAAAGGACTCGGTAAAGGAGGCGCCAAGCGTCACCGTAAAGTTCTCCGTGATAACATCCAGGGAATCACCAAACCCGCCATCCGCCGTCTGGCTCGCCGCGGCGGAGTCAAGCGTATCTCCGGTCTGATCTACGAGGAGACCCGCGGTGTGCTGAAGGTGTTCCTGGAGAACGTGATCCGTGATGCCGTCACCTACACCGAGCACGCCAAGAGGAAGACCGTGACCGCCATGGACGTGGTTTACGCACTGAAGAGGCAGGGCCGCACCCTGTACGGCTTCGGAGGTTAAACCTGATCCTGATCCACTGAGACCAGAACACAAAGGCTCTTTTAAGAGCCGCCCACCTCCTCTAAGAGCTGTCCTGATATTATTTAAGTACGTTAACTTTATTGTGAAGAGTCATGTACAACTAATTGTTCTCATACAGCATTATGCTGCTGTTCAAAAATACTATTTCCATTATAAAAGCCCTGCCAAGGGCCCTCTTGTGGTCTCTGGATCCCAGGTTTTGAACTGTTCTAAACAATTCAATAGCAACACTCTAACTCAACAATGTAATTATTCTAATATAGCCAGACTGTTTGAATGCTCAAACACTTACATTTTCAGTCATGTTTCTAAAATGAGATCACATCATGAAGCTGTATTTGTTGTTACAGCATCACACTTAATACAATTCCTCTGATTTGAAATTACTTACTTTCTGGAGGCTGCTTTGCTTTCTACAggttaatattaatattcaatTTGTTACTTCTTCTAATTCAGGCTTTATGCTTACATACTGAGAGGGGCAAAGATCCCACATTGAGTTCTTTATCAAATATGTTAACTTTATTCCAACAGATAACAATTTCTCTATTTACGGTCAAAACATGCTGCAGCCATTTCGTGCCTTAAAGGCAATGAAGATAGATCTGTTTTTGCTCATCCGCTGGTTAAGCGCCTCTTAAAAGGAGTCAGAGGACAGTGACTTGTGCTCCTCGGCACCGCAGTGGGATTTACACCTGGATTTATGCGCTGTTGACAGAGCACTGTCAGCTCTGGGCACGTTACGCACACAGTCATCTCTGTAGAGAGCCGTTATATGCTCTACAAGCTGATTTATGCTCAAACTCTCTTCTAACTTATTTGTACGAGTTCTGGGGACTGTCATCAATCCTAATCATTAACATAATAATACATTGTCAGCAGCTATACATCATTGAATAGtgataacaaaaatacagagcaTGAATTTACAATGTTAACAAATGCCAAGGTCTGAGTCTTTTTTGTCTGATGTCCATTGTTCCTTGTCTTTTCAGTTTGGTTACCATTTGTTTAAAGACGATATCACTTGTAATAGTGGCTTTATGAAGGACCAAAGCACACCTTGTCGTCATCATAGACTTTATAAATATAGTCCAATAAATTTCATGATGTGAACTTGGCATTTTTTTCTAGGGAGACACCACACATCACTGCATTATAGTTTACATTGACATTAAAACCAACACCTGCCATATTTCCCCGCACATCTTTAGATCTCTGGCATTATAAAAGTAAATGTTCAATAGTTTCATTCTCATTACAACTGTCAATAGTGCACTTTTTAGTTTTAACATAACAGCTCCACTTGACAACTGCTCGGATTGCTTGTCTCCCAACTGATATGAGCTACATGGTGTCTCATTTACTTTCTGATAAGCTTTTACtagaaatatttttcattcataccTTATGAGTCAGAGTCATCTAAATTTGTGCAGGGGAAAATGCCACCATACATGTTATCACAcagttaaatatatattttttttacaagacaTTTCGACCTAGACGATATATAGGTGTACAACCTTAGTCATAAAGTCACTGTACATAAGTTTATAATATGGAATAAAGCTTCTTGTCCCTTTTTTTTGGTCTAGCTCAGGGCTTCACTGATTCACATCGCCTTTCATTTGATGCCtgatgcagtgtttttacaaaaagctatcattcattttaaaccCAGGTCTACAGCTCTATGgcctccatttctttttttttctttttttttttttacttttgtacaGTTACTGTCTCTTTGTGACTTCCCTAGTGGTGTCCCTTATAAAATTGActgccattttattttttatttatttatagtttttattaCTTATTTGTACATCTAAAATCTTCATGTCATTTCTATGAAGGACATTAATCACAGATTGTGTGTCTTCCCTTCCAAACCAGACCTTCTGTTTTGTTATGGTATAGTTTTGCACCAGATACTTCTTCATATAGCTGAAGGTGTTCATTTACTATGTCAAGTTCATTTTGGTTCTTAATTATAACAGTATTATCATCAACGTATGCTAAAACAACCACCCGCTCCCCACGACTGGATCTGGTTCCACTCAACCTGTTGTTGTCCTTAATTCTCTTCAAAAGTGGATTTATAGCTAAAACATAGAGGGCAGCTGATAAAGGTCAACCTTGTTTGACACCTCTGCTAATTTCAAATTTTTCTGTTAAAACTCCATTAACATTGACCTGAACTACAGATTGTGCATACATCAGtttaattacataaaaaaacctGCTTAAAACCATACGCTTTTAACACCCCCTACAGATATTCTTGAGATATAAAatcaaaggcttttttttcatctaGGCCTATAATGAAAAATTCATCCCCAGAATTATTACCGATTATGTCTCTCAGTGTGGCTAAATCCCACATCACCCTTCCCTTGATAGCGCATGTTTGTTCTTGCCCATTCAACTATTTGCCCATCAACATTTCGAATTGCAGCGACATTTTTATTCTGAAGTTTCCTTTTGTACAGGTTTATCAGGCCATGAGTAGTATTTTTTATCTTCATTGTGCACTGTGTGCTTATGGTGCTTGTGAACTGGTACGTGTTAGTACTTGTGGACTCTGGTCCTGGTGAAGCCTGTATAATAATAGAACCAAAGTtctcatttctgacatttttttttaggtaatCTAAGTACGATATACTAATTGAATTACTATGATTAAAGTAATACtatttttaatgaatatgttttttgtgtatataatatacatatatgtatatagtatatatatttttaatcacatGATGTATATTAGTATATTATGTTAGGTTACGTGTGATATACTGGATGTCTTCTAAATATACAGATTATTTACTCTTACTTAAAAGCAGTTTGAAAGTACTACAATGAAATGTTGCGCTTTATTATGAAATCCCCTACAAAGCGGAAGCCTTGTAGACTAGTGACAAGAGCTTTTCTCTGATTGGGCGATTATATTAACGTTCACTCTGACCAATGAGCGAGCGCTGGCTGCTCTATATAGCCGGTTCTCGTCGTATGCGAACTTATTCTCTATTCTCTCgaagataaagaagaaaaatgtctggACGTGGTAAGGGTGCCGGTAAGGCTAGAGCAAAGGCAAAGACCCGCTCCTCCAGGGCCGGGCTCCAATTCCCAGTCGGCCGTGTTCATAGGCTGCTGAGGAAGGGTAACTATGCGGAGCGTGTCGGTGCCGGAGCCCCCGTCTACCTGGCGGCTGTGCTGGAGTACCTGACCGCTGAGATCCTGGAGCTG includes the following:
- the LOC122995394 gene encoding histone H1-like — its product is MVCLSAACCLRLSNSQLRLSDCFVSDLNSEEIMAEVAPAPAAAAPAKVAKKKVSKPKKTGPSVSELIVKTVAASKERSGVSAAALKKALAAGGYDVEKNKARVKTAIKSLVAKGTLVQTKGIGASGSFKMSKKVETKAKKPAKKAAPKAKKPAKSPKKPAAAKKPKTAAAKKTAAAKKSPKKVKKPAAAKKTAKSPKKAAKSPKKVVKKAPAAKKAPAKKVAKPKAKKAAPKKK
- the LOC122995659 gene encoding histone H4, translated to MSGRGKGGKGLGKGGAKRHRKVLRDNIQGITKPAIRRLARRGGVKRISGLIYEETRGVLKVFLENVIRDAVTYTEHAKRKTVTAMDVVYALKRQGRTLYGFGG
- the LOC122995651 gene encoding histone H2A-like gives rise to the protein MSGRGKGAGKARAKAKTRSSRAGLQFPVGRVHRLLRKGNYAERVGAGAPVYLAAVLEYLTAEILELAGNAARDNKKTRIIPRHLQLAVRNDEELNKLLGGVTIAQGGVLPNIQAVLLPKKTEKPAKK